In the genome of Rhodoligotrophos defluvii, one region contains:
- a CDS encoding CBASS oligonucleotide cyclase: MGRQHVDHGDIVRFAQDKVNLPKDKADEYRAQARRLRERLESYLDEHPDFTLKKMLLSGSLAKGTALRSLNDIDVGCYISGADAPSDIKALLDYLAERLRKAFPNFSPDQVKPQTYSVTVSFRGSGLDVDVVPILYDGDPQWYGNLVSQDDGSFLKTSIPLHLEFTRKRKTAQETHFAQVARLVKFWARNMKREKEDFRFKSFMIEMILSHLCDQGLDFSDYPEALQHFFTYLARSNMREKIVFTDCYAASAVGSFSEPVQIIDPVNEKNNVSRLYTAAQADAIVDAALDAGDAIDSALAAPTKQETVYYWQKVFGPSFQV; the protein is encoded by the coding sequence ATGGGAAGACAACACGTAGACCACGGCGACATCGTCCGCTTCGCGCAAGACAAGGTGAACCTGCCGAAGGATAAGGCGGACGAGTACCGCGCTCAGGCCCGCCGCCTTCGGGAGAGGCTCGAAAGCTACCTCGATGAGCACCCTGACTTCACGCTCAAGAAGATGCTGCTCTCGGGCAGCCTCGCGAAAGGGACGGCGCTCCGGTCGCTGAACGATATCGACGTGGGCTGCTACATCAGCGGCGCCGATGCGCCCAGCGACATCAAGGCATTGCTGGACTACCTGGCCGAGCGCCTGCGGAAGGCGTTTCCGAACTTCAGCCCCGATCAAGTCAAGCCGCAGACCTACAGCGTGACCGTCTCCTTCCGCGGATCGGGCCTTGATGTCGATGTCGTGCCGATTCTCTATGACGGCGACCCGCAGTGGTACGGCAACCTCGTCAGCCAGGACGACGGCTCGTTCCTGAAAACCAGCATCCCGCTCCACCTGGAGTTTACGCGCAAGCGCAAGACGGCGCAGGAAACGCACTTCGCGCAGGTCGCGCGGCTGGTGAAGTTCTGGGCGCGGAACATGAAGCGGGAGAAGGAGGATTTCCGGTTCAAATCCTTCATGATCGAGATGATCCTCTCGCACCTGTGCGACCAGGGGCTTGACTTCTCCGACTACCCCGAGGCGCTCCAGCACTTCTTCACCTACCTCGCCCGCAGCAACATGCGGGAGAAGATCGTCTTCACCGACTGCTACGCGGCTTCGGCGGTCGGGTCGTTTTCCGAGCCGGTGCAGATCATCGACCCGGTGAACGAGAAGAACAACGTCAGCCGGCTCTATACCGCCGCGCAGGCCGACGCGATCGTGGATGCCGCGCTCGATGCGGGCGATGCCATCGATTCGGCGCTCGCCGCGCCGACGAAGCAGGAAACTGTCTATTACTGGCAGAAGGTCTTCGGACCTTCGTTCCAGGTGTGA
- a CDS encoding ImmA/IrrE family metallo-endopeptidase: MNLAFRLKMAKQKGEALVRELGIDSLAVDPLAIATSRDIVVEAKPDAEPGVSGMLLRHGDAFGILYATHVQSEGFQRFSIAHELGHYFLDGHIDHVLPKDGVHASHAGFVSADPYELEADNFAAGLLMPAHLFRKALGRHEPGFVAVESVAGLCRTSLTATAIRYAELTDDAVAVVVSTGATIDYCCLSDTMKSLPQLTWLRKGSPVPRGTATARLNGNGGRVAAADRAEADVDIMDWLGGTRSVSGTEEVIGLGGYGKTLTVLTCPSLVDETYQEDDGEDEEDLIDRWMPHFRR; this comes from the coding sequence ATGAATTTGGCCTTTCGCCTGAAAATGGCCAAGCAGAAGGGGGAAGCCCTCGTCCGGGAGCTTGGAATCGATTCACTTGCGGTCGATCCACTCGCAATAGCGACGAGCCGCGACATCGTTGTCGAAGCGAAGCCCGACGCCGAGCCCGGCGTCTCGGGAATGCTCCTGCGTCACGGCGACGCCTTCGGAATTCTCTACGCCACACACGTCCAGAGCGAAGGCTTCCAGAGGTTCAGCATCGCCCACGAGCTCGGGCACTATTTTCTTGACGGGCACATCGACCACGTACTGCCGAAGGATGGCGTTCACGCGTCCCACGCGGGATTCGTATCTGCCGATCCCTACGAACTCGAAGCCGACAACTTCGCCGCCGGTCTGCTCATGCCGGCCCACCTGTTTCGGAAGGCGCTTGGGAGGCACGAGCCGGGCTTCGTGGCGGTCGAGTCGGTTGCGGGGCTTTGCCGCACGTCGCTGACCGCAACGGCAATCCGTTATGCGGAGCTAACTGACGATGCCGTTGCGGTCGTCGTCAGCACAGGCGCGACAATCGATTATTGCTGCCTCTCCGACACGATGAAATCCCTGCCGCAGCTCACGTGGCTGCGCAAGGGCTCGCCGGTCCCGCGTGGAACGGCCACGGCGCGGTTGAATGGCAATGGGGGACGTGTTGCTGCCGCAGACCGCGCCGAAGCGGACGTCGATATCATGGACTGGCTGGGGGGCACGCGCTCCGTGAGCGGAACGGAGGAAGTCATCGGACTGGGCGGCTACGGCAAGACCCTGACGGTGCTTACCTGCCCGTCGCTGGTGGACGAAACGTACCAAGAGGACGACGGCGAGGACGAAGAGGATCTGATCGACCGCTGGATGCCGCACTTCCGTCGATGA
- a CDS encoding helix-turn-helix domain-containing protein, producing MTKKPPQAPAPSEIFPERLKAARDLRGWNQSELAERAKMPPSSIAHFESGSRKPSFDTLRRLANVLEVTTDYLLGRVEEPELAESGDPLYRDVGKLTGRDRELAKDFLKMLAERTQAKRKGDS from the coding sequence ATGACGAAGAAACCTCCACAGGCACCCGCCCCATCCGAGATTTTCCCGGAACGGCTGAAAGCCGCCCGCGACCTGCGCGGCTGGAATCAGAGTGAACTGGCCGAGCGCGCCAAAATGCCGCCCAGCTCTATCGCCCATTTCGAATCAGGCTCGCGCAAGCCGTCCTTCGACACGCTGCGGCGGCTCGCGAACGTGCTGGAGGTCACGACGGATTACCTCCTGGGGCGCGTCGAGGAACCGGAACTCGCCGAATCGGGAGACCCGCTTTACCGGGACGTGGGGAAGCTCACCGGGCGCGACCGCGAGCTGGCCAAGGACTTCCTCAAGATGCTGGCGGAGCGCACCCAGGCCAAGCGCAAGGGGGACTCATGA
- a CDS encoding DUF6602 domain-containing protein encodes MSEWSLSQLLSGLHDDIQRRLETVRKSFGHPGTKGDASEKVWLELLQTYLPQRYQAATAHVVDSRGVFSQQIDVVVFDRQYSPFIFHYEGQTIIPAESVYAVFEAKQAINASQVSYAREKVGSVRRLHRTSLPIPHAGGTYPAKPLIPILGGILTFESDWTPGLGDALLDALGDGQDGDRLDLGCVAAHGYFSFDQEDSRYASHNGGKSATAFLLKLISQLQFSGTVPMIDVQAYAEWLSK; translated from the coding sequence ATGAGCGAGTGGTCCCTCTCGCAGCTCCTCTCGGGGCTGCACGACGACATCCAGCGGCGGCTGGAAACGGTGCGCAAGAGCTTCGGTCATCCGGGCACGAAAGGCGATGCGAGCGAAAAGGTATGGCTGGAACTCCTGCAGACTTACCTGCCGCAGCGGTATCAGGCTGCAACCGCCCATGTCGTCGATAGCCGGGGCGTATTCAGCCAGCAGATCGATGTCGTCGTCTTCGACCGGCAGTATTCGCCCTTCATCTTCCACTATGAAGGGCAGACCATCATTCCCGCGGAAAGCGTCTATGCCGTGTTCGAAGCGAAGCAGGCGATCAACGCAAGCCAGGTCAGCTATGCGCGGGAGAAGGTGGGAAGCGTGCGCCGCCTTCACCGCACCAGCCTGCCGATTCCTCACGCCGGTGGCACATATCCGGCAAAGCCGCTGATCCCGATTCTGGGCGGCATACTGACATTCGAAAGCGACTGGACGCCTGGCCTGGGCGACGCGTTGCTCGACGCGCTCGGCGACGGGCAGGACGGCGACCGCCTCGACCTGGGCTGCGTCGCGGCCCACGGGTATTTCAGCTTCGATCAGGAAGACAGCCGGTATGCAAGTCACAACGGCGGCAAGTCGGCGACGGCGTTCCTGCTGAAGCTGATTTCGCAGCTACAGTTCAGCGGCACCGTGCCGATGATCGACGTGCAAGCATACGCCGAATGGCTCTCTAAATAG
- a CDS encoding AAA family ATPase, whose amino-acid sequence MTTRPALDELFERRITYPDFDPQERLARLVGLDDHKARLTKILGLLVNPAGLEAWAKKHHPGANGVLHAVLRRPPLVVLAGDVGSGKSELAETIGDAVARQEDIEITLFPMSLSTRGQGRVGEMTQLLSAAFDYAHTEAGKLKGSGARSRGAVILLVDEADALAQSREAAQMHHEDRAGVNAFIRGVDRLANSRVPAAVIMCTNRLTALDPAVRRRAADILTFQRPDETQRRAVLGPALKQLGFSQPQIDAVVAATGARKEGGYGFTFSDLTQRLLPNIVLDAYPTQTVTAARALEIARRMAPTPPFQDGAA is encoded by the coding sequence ATGACAACACGGCCTGCCCTCGACGAGCTGTTCGAACGACGTATCACTTACCCGGACTTCGACCCGCAGGAACGACTCGCGCGTCTCGTCGGCCTGGACGATCACAAGGCGCGCCTGACGAAGATCCTCGGGCTGCTGGTCAACCCGGCGGGCCTCGAAGCCTGGGCGAAGAAACACCATCCCGGCGCCAACGGCGTGCTGCACGCGGTGCTGCGCCGTCCGCCCCTCGTCGTGCTGGCGGGCGATGTCGGGTCGGGAAAATCGGAACTCGCCGAGACGATCGGCGATGCCGTGGCGCGGCAGGAGGATATCGAGATCACCCTTTTCCCAATGAGCCTCTCGACGCGCGGCCAGGGACGCGTCGGCGAGATGACGCAACTCCTCTCCGCCGCCTTCGACTATGCCCATACCGAGGCCGGCAAGCTCAAGGGCAGCGGCGCGCGGTCGCGCGGCGCGGTCATTCTTCTCGTCGATGAGGCGGATGCCCTCGCCCAGTCCCGGGAGGCGGCGCAGATGCATCACGAGGACCGCGCGGGTGTGAACGCCTTTATCCGGGGCGTGGACCGCCTCGCCAACAGCCGCGTGCCCGCCGCGGTTATCATGTGCACGAACAGGCTCACGGCGCTTGATCCGGCCGTGCGCAGGCGGGCGGCGGATATTTTGACGTTCCAGCGGCCCGATGAAACGCAGCGGCGGGCCGTTCTGGGGCCGGCGCTCAAGCAGCTCGGGTTCTCGCAACCGCAGATCGACGCCGTGGTCGCCGCGACCGGCGCGCGCAAGGAAGGCGGCTACGGGTTCACGTTCTCGGACCTGACGCAGCGGTTGCTGCCCAACATTGTGCTCGACGCCTATCCGACGCAAACGGTGACGGCGGCTCGCGCGCTGGAGATCGCGCGAAGGATGGCGCCGACGCCCCCCTTTCAGGACGGTGCAGCATGA